From the genome of Acidobacteriota bacterium, one region includes:
- a CDS encoding prepilin peptidase, giving the protein MLVLFFTDYDHRLLPDRVTLPLAAAGLLTAPWNGRLDFGLALAGLSGAGGRLAASVAGAIAGYGIFFLLALAWRVLFDREALGGGDLKMMLGVGAFLGIPGVFLTIFAASLAGTLLSLPGLLSGRWSMTKELPFGCFLAPAALVAMFWGVEIAAWYTGLLAA; this is encoded by the coding sequence ATGCTCGTGCTCTTCTTCACCGACTACGACCACCGGCTCCTTCCGGATCGGGTCACCCTTCCGCTCGCCGCGGCCGGTCTTCTCACCGCGCCCTGGAACGGCCGGCTCGACTTCGGCCTCGCACTCGCGGGGCTGTCGGGGGCCGGCGGCCGGCTGGCCGCCTCGGTCGCCGGCGCGATCGCCGGATACGGGATCTTCTTTCTGCTCGCGCTCGCGTGGCGCGTCCTGTTCGACCGGGAGGCGCTGGGCGGGGGTGATCTCAAGATGATGCTCGGGGTGGGTGCCTTCCTCGGGATCCCCGGTGTCTTCCTCACGATCTTCGCCGCGTCGCTCGCCGGCACGCTGCTGAGCCTCCCCGGCCTGCTCTCGGGTCGCTGGTCGATGACGAAGGAGCTGCCGTTCGGCTGTTTCCTCGCCCCGGCGGCGCTGGTGGCGATGTTCTGGGGAGTGGAGATCGCCGCCTGGTACACCGGGCTGCTCGCCGCCTGA